TTGCGCATCGCCGGGCGGGTCGTGCCCTCCCAGGAGACGGGGCCCTCGTCGAGCAGCCGGGAGAACAGGTCGAGCTTCTCGTTGAACAGCACCTCGTAGTCGTTCAGATCCAGCCCGTACAGCGGGAACGACTCGGTGAACGAGCCGCGGCCGAGCTGCACCTCCGCGCGTCCGCGGGACACCGCGTCGAGGGTCGCGAACTTCTCGAACACGCGCACCGGGTCGTCGGAGGACAGCACCGTCACCGCCGAGCCGAGCAGGATCCGCTCGGTGCGGCCAGCGGCCGCGGCCAGCACGATCTCCGGGGCCGACACGGCGAAGTCGTCACGGTGGTGCTCGCCGGCCGCGAAGGCGTCGATGCCCACCGAGTCGGCCAGCACCGCCTGCTCGACCACGTTGCGCAGCACCTCCGGGTACGGCAGCCGCCGCGCCATGGAGTCGACCGTGACGTCGCCGAAGGTGTCCAGGCCGAAATCCACGTCGTTCTCCTCATCGATGGGCGATACGGTGGTGCGAGCGACGAAACGGCGGCGCCCTACCAGCGCTGTCTCGCGCCCAGCGTAGCCCGCAACCGGGTCCTCGACCGGCGGCGTCGCGCGGATGACAACGGCGATCGGCGGCAACGTGGACGCAGCCAGCGAACAGACCATTGCCGGATACCGCCGTGCCCGGCGAGAACTGGCTGCCTGGCTGGAGACCGCGTCGCCGGCCGACCTGCGCCGCAGCAGCAACGGCACGTGCTGGACGAACGAGCAGCTGCTGTTCCACATGGTCTTCGGATACATGATCGTCAGGGCGCTGCTGCCCCTGGTCCGAGTCGTCAGCCGCCTGCCCGCGTCGTGGGGCAGGGCGTTCGCCGGCCTGCTGAACGCCGCTACCGGACCGTTCGACAGGGTGAACTACTGGGGCTCCCGCGCCGCGGCCCTGGTCTACGACCACCGACGAATGGCGCGGAAGCTGGAGAAGACGACGGCAGCGCTGACGCGGCGGCTCGCCCAGGAGACGCCGGCATCGCTGAGCCGGTC
The sequence above is drawn from the Cumulibacter manganitolerans genome and encodes:
- a CDS encoding DinB family protein — translated: MTTAIGGNVDAASEQTIAGYRRARRELAAWLETASPADLRRSSNGTCWTNEQLLFHMVFGYMIVRALLPLVRVVSRLPASWGRAFAGLLNAATGPFDRVNYWGSRAAALVYDHRRMARKLEKTTAALTRRLAQETPASLSRSMPFPTRWDPFFTDTMTVADLYPYATQHFDFHAKQLRLASPDDRRGA